AACTCACCTGTGAACAGAGTCCACACAccatccacccaccaccacctctgACACCATGTGCCAATCTTGCTGCTCCCCTTGCTGCCAGCCCAGCTGTTGTGGGTCCAGTTTTTGTCAGTCTTGCTGTCGCCCTTCCTTCTGCTGCCAGCCTTGCAGTCTCCCAACTTGCTGTCAGACCACCTGTTGCAGGACCACCTGTCCAAACCAAGCTGTGTGACCAGCTGCTGCCAGCCTTGCTGTCGCCCTTCCTGCTGCAGCCATCCCTGTTGCCAGACTTGCTCCCCCCAACTTGTTGTCAGACCACCTGCTGCAGAACCTCTTGCTGCAAACCAACCTGTGTGACCAGCTGTTGCCAACCTTGTTGTCAGCCTTGCTACTGCCCCTCATGCTGTTGCTAACCCTGTTCTTAGCCTTGCTGCCTCCTAACTTGCTGTCAAACTACTTGCCGTAGAACCACCTGCTGCAAACCATCCTGTGCAACCAGCTGTTGCCAGCCTTGCTGTTGCCTTTCCTATTACTGTCAGCCCTGCCCTCAGACTTGCTGCCCATCAACTTGCTGTCAAACCACCTGCTGTATACCTATCTGTGTGAGTAGCTGCTGCCAGCCCTGCTGCTAGCCTTGATGTTCCCCAATTACTGCTGCAAACATTTTTGCCAGTATATTTGGAGTACACCTGTGCAGTGTTATAGAACCTGCTCCCACCTTACCTTTGGCTGCCTTTTTGGGTGCCTATCCCAAGGCTGTGTGTCCTGCTAGTTCCAACTGAGCTGCTTTCCACCCTGCTCTCAGACCACCTATGTAGGACCACCTATTGTTCTCCTTACCTAAGCCCAGCTTGTGCTAACTTCTTGGTATCTATCCACTTGCCATTTTCAAAACCATTTCCAACTAATGCTTTAAGTCAATATGCTATGAAtattttttcatcttctgcctcagaaaacatgaacaaaaaaacacaaagaatcaACCATGTTGTCTAGTTAATAGAGCATGAGCACCCAGATTTGTGTATCTTATTATGAAATTAATAATGTCTTTGTCTTTGGGGttgtgcagtggcacacccagttaattgcacatatcaccaagcgcAAGTACCCAGGCTCAATGTCCTGTTCCTCACCTGAGTGAGGGGGGATGCTTCTCAAAGCATGGAGTAAATTTGcagttccttttgtctctcctctATATATCttcttccttcccaatttctctttatcctgtcagatgaaaatagatataaaaattttttaaagaatgaatttGTCTCTGATGTCAACATCTCTAGTTTATCCCTCTGAGTAACTTAGGATAGCAAATCCTCATATTTTTCTTATGCTAAAAGATAATCACTAACATTTTAAGAATAATCTCATAGAAATGATTTTTACCTCTATGAATGTGTTATAGTAATTATTGCCTTTTTTATTTCCTGAATCTATACTGAGCAATATTAGGGAAGAAACATCAATATACAGAGACTTATCAAGGTCTAATGGGGCTGTTAGCATTTGGGAAAATGTTTACAAAACTGTTGTTCCTAAgttgtatagttttttttttttttccctccaaggttattgctgggctcggtgcctgcaccatgaatccaccgctcctggaggccattttttcccccttttgttgcccttgttgttgtagcctcgttgtggttattattattgccattgttgatgttgttcattgttagataggacagagagaaatggagagaggaggggaagacagagagggggagagaaagatagacacctacagacctgcttcaccacctgtgaagcgactcccctgcaggtggggtgccgggggcttgaactggaatctttatgctggtccttgcactttgcgccacagcgcttaacccactgtgccaccgcccgaccccctaagttGTATAGTTTTAATATTTTCCAAATGTTTTAGCACACTTTACCAGTCATTGAAGTATCAAATCCCCCACCCTCCTAAAACACTTGCCCCTCTACCCTAAATGATTTCAGATATTCAACACATGCCAAGGGTTTATACATATATGACCCTGTCTTCAAGCACTAGCTTTGTCTCTTAATTCCCATATAAGATCCAAACCATGTGATATTTGTTTCCTTTGTGGATTGTGTCACTCTGCACAATGCCCTTAACTTCCATCCAGGTTATAGCAAAAGgcaaatttaattttttcttaagaCTGACTTTTCTGGTGCAGACTatctacaaaaagaaagaagttttcCTAGTTAATTGAGAAATATTGACTATTCTCTTCTTTATAGAGAATACTCAAAAGATATTCACTGTACCACTTTATTCAACATTGTACAGTAGGACCACCAATGgagtattaaaagaaaaatataagttaAAAGGCTGCTgtgaaatacataaatgaataccACCCATAGACATTATGACTTTATTTGCTAAATTTCCAATAAATTAAGTTGATAAACTATCAACATGTACAGAAATTACATATAGGATCTAGACACATAACTGGATCTCTATATCTCAGTTCAGTTAGAAATTAACATTAGAgttggggctacagagtagcagcatctgtgtttctctcctctccatgatCAACCAGGAATAGCAaataagatcacctgagaactcaACAAGGTAagactaggactactttgggaactcaGTAAGTCACACGTGAGAGCAAACACaagtggctcgtggacagagaggggccaaaagagagattcctggggctaaagcccatatctacttggGAGTGACTGGTAAAAGTCtggtagtttaccagttgaggcaccacctccagtctgagttttctCAACAAAAAACTGCTGCAGGGAGGGGAAGATCCCCTAAGACACatcaaatgcaactatgagtctccaatGCTACTGTCCCTTGAAGActagagcagcagtggggagaccctgtgctgacatcagggagcAGAGAATTGATGgagcaactcaggagaagacatacactcctAGTTGTCTGGAAGTGGACttatatagtgggagcctttccacattgttctccaggTGAATTGGGAGACacattgaataattgcctcagaagcCATAGAATACAAAGAGGATATTTTCtttgaaactcacagggccaaggacttCTGCCTGGCTTAGCTCTGACAGAtgtcagagaagctgaactggccctttggaatataactaaaataggcctactagctatctacaaaatggagaatcctcatctcttcatctgcattattctagcctttaagttcatgattagtcaacaacttgtttggctttatatcttaactctcttttcagccaccaggttccagatgctagcatgatgccaaccatacttccctgaacagacaaccacaccaatgtgtactggagatcCTCTTCCCCAGtgccccgccctactagggaaagagagagacaggctgggagtatgggtcaacctgtcgatgtccatgtccagcagagaagcagaagccagaccttccaccttctgcatcccataatgaccctgggtccacactcctagagggataaagaataggaaagctatcagggcatgggatgggatatggagttctggtggtgggaaatgtgtggagttgtagctcttttatcctatggttttgtctatgtttcctttttataaataaattttttaaaaaagaataaattaagcagaaaacagaattagcaagattgaggatgaattagagaaaactaagaaagaagtaagagatctcaaaaagagataaagagacactgaaaacaacaacagagacatatgggatgacctcaaaagaagtaatatatgcattataggcttaccagaggaagaaaaaaagggaggggaagaaaccattctataggacataatagctgagaattttcctAGTCTACACAACATAAAAaagcataaaggttcaagaatctcagagggtcccaaacagaattaacccagacttaaaaacactatgacacatcatatttagaatgaacaggagtcagaataaagaaaggattttgaaggctgcaagagaaaaacaaagagtcacctacagaggaaaacccataagacacAAAAACAACAGGCAAACAAACAGATCTGTACGGTAACTTCCCAGTAATAAACAGGTCAAGATTAAACACCATGAATAGGCAGGCTCCTCTCTAATACGTGAGTCATGAGCACCTCAGGGCAAAGGGGAAGGGAGCAGTTAAGGagctagtgagggttgtattgttatgtggaaatactatacatgtacaaactattgtgttttactgttgactacaaatcattaatcccccaatgaagaaatttaaaaaaacaaagaaagatgcAATCAATGTATTTGTTTGTAACAACTTTTACCATTGGAAATTAATGATTTAAAGAATCATATACTTAACATTATTTAATTCATGGATAAGGATAGGTAGGCATTATATTAACTAGTACAAAATTATCTCAAGAACAGGATATAgatacatagaaagagagagaggcactgtaAATCCATAGTCATAGGTAGCATTTCCAccccctccttttattttatttggaagaacagagagaaattgacaggggagggaaaatagagaaggagagagaaaggtaagacacttgcaaaccttaagcttacacatagtcccacacttccccactcatgaagcttccccgtgcagaaggggagctggggcttgaacttgggtccttgcacaagaaTTGTTCTTTAAATTGATAAGAAATTATTTTCAGAAATGGAAGAGGCAATCCATGCCAATAGCATTGTGAGaaatggttaggtcttctcttcaaaagaacatgaatacaactatttagtacaaaaattctttttataatttgTTATCTATGAACACCTGTGGCCAgtggttttgtattctttaggacaactctttgcagtgcttgctaatcctccagcagagaccctcagacgctcttcctccttcccttgtttaggcaacctggagattgtgagctctgaagcccagctcaggggtggaggagacagttctgcatcaggtataaaagatgggggAAGTGTGTGTGGAGGGTACTGCTGCCTGACGGCCACTGTAActttaattggacatcatttacaacaGCATCATTATCTGAGTCATCGTTTTTAACTCAGAGTGAATCAACTGGTCCCCTGTTAGTTCAATCCAATCTGGATAAGAGATATGTGTGATTGACAGGTTGATGAAATAAAGATGATGATTCAAGTTATAGTTGATACATTTTGAATTATAACCATAGTCTAGCATGATTTTCATCTGTGTCATACAAAATTCAAAGACACATTGCTACTAAGagtaaaaaaaatctgatttaatACTCATGCAACAGGGAACTGACTGACAATAATTAATATAGTATTTTATAGGTCAAGGagcaaatatattaaaaaacatgATAACAGATCTACTCTCTCAGGATACAATATTTGTATTTAGAAGTCCAGAGAAAGGGTTCAatttgggtcaggtggtggtgcacgtggttcagcgcacacacacatgacagtgctcattacagtgctcaaggacctcggCTCAAGGACCTGCCTGGGGAAAgttctacaagtggtgaagcaggtcttcaggcatttctctgtcttcatccaataatgaatataaaaataaaacaagagaaaggtTTCAAGACACTTTAGTttgataactaaaatattttgttttgaatttaaaaaatacaaatagcaATAAATCTATTACCATTAAAATGGTAATAAATgcaggaaaaagggggaaattaatcCATTATTGAATCAAAAAGAGCAAATCAGAATATAGTAAGTGTTTGGTGATTTTGGAAAGAAAGATGCCATTTATTTCATTGACAATAATCTGAACTCCAGATACAGTCTACTTTTATTTATCTGGGGGGATGATTCATGTTGCAGAGCATCTGACTGTTGACAGCAAGGCAAAATCAACTCCTTATTCACAGGCTGACAAATAATAACATCATCAGCAAATGTTCACTGAGACAGAATGCAGTAAAGCAGAAAAAGGATGGAGGagggcattttgtttgtttgtttctgtgtctttatACCGAGATCAGTCTGGCACAGAGTGGGGACACATAATTAGTAATTAAAGGAGAAATGAAGGTTTACTCTCTTGACAGCTTGgcctaacagcaataacaataggaCTGGAGATTTGGGGAAGTTGGTTTGCAAAAGTGGCAGAACGATTAATTTTGAACAAATTAAAGTTGAACCCCTataatttaattcaatttttttattattttgttttcaaccaaagcactgctcagctggtagtgccaggaatcaaacctgggaactCTTACATATATATCCTGTGTGCTACTCCCACCTTAAGTCATGTGATCTAAACCCAGTTACATTCCATATATATGGAGCTCGTGCCTCTTCCATGTGTAATTTCACTACTTCTCAGCCAACTTTTTCTGTCAGGTTgaaacacacacacggagagagagacatTACAACACTGGATACTCCTCTGGTGTCGCAGCACTTCCACTTGGTGTTAAATACAAATGTAGGCTGCAAGCACGGCACATCAGGCATCTCATTTGTTGATCCATCATCCTGGCTTTACCTTGCTACATTTCTTAACTTTTCTATATGCAGAACTGAGTAATGATGATTTTGCCACCAGCTATTTTGCTATGATACATTGAGGCCTGATTTTGTGGGTATAGATGTATACCCACATTTGCATCTATTTTAAGTATTGTCCAAATAGAAGGAGCTATGACTCCATGTCTCATACCAAAACAGGAAGTTAAATGGTTGGAGGGAGAATGACTGGAAGAATAGTCAGAGTGAAAACTACACACTGAAAGGTATaagaagaaattaatgaaatgaTTCTGAAACATCAAGGAAAACAAATGATGTTTTTAAGGATAAAGACATGATTAAGTAAAAATAGCACAAGTACCCACTTTAAACACCTAGAATAGCACTGCATTTCATAATCAGAATAtctgttcatttctctctgaATAAAATAAGTAACAACAACATGAAAATTAACCTGGACATGTGGAACAATGACTGCTTTTGGGAGTGGAGAGAGAAGATTTCTACTGGCGAATCTCACTCTCTAGGAAACCCATCCAGAATCTCTACCCTCTGACACCATGGAAGGTTAGTCTTGTGGTTGGTTCTACTGGTTTTGATCAGGACTGTGGCCTCTGTATTGAGACCTGCTCCTGCCACATCTGCTCGGAGACCATCTGTTGCCACAAGGTCTGCTGTGAACCTTCTCCTTGTCAAACACTATCCCTCACCACCAGATCTGAATCTACCATCTTCATTCCAGAATGTCAGCCttgctatctttttcttttttatacctGGCCTTTTTAGATCATCACTACATGTATTCATTTCACCGGTCACTTCACCGAGTAACTGTTTAAAAAGCAATGATTTGAACTAAGTACACATAAAACCTTTAAGTTTTATGCATATTGCTTTAGCATTCAGCCAGAAGGTCAGATGTCCGTACTACTTAATGTAGACAGATTCTTAATTCCATAATTGCCCTGTGTGATTTAATCTTCAGGAGAATGTGTGCCACACACAAATACATAAGACAAggcaaagtgaaagaaaaaatgaaaatagagaatTTACATTCTTTTAAATGTAATTAATTATCAGTTAACGCCCCCAATCATTAcagttattttaaatgaaaaggtATCTTCTACACAGACCACCAACCTCTAAACAAATGGCCACAGAACTGTCCTTACTATGGCCAGAACCCTAAGTTCATAGAGTATATAACTACCTTGGACTTGTTAGTGACTTCTTATTGATCTATCAGTAATGTCTCCCTACTAATCCTTCTGTTGTCACAAGTGTTTTTGTGTACATTCAAATTAAGTGCAAAAAACCCATTCTCATATAGGGAAATATTAAATCTACAGTCATAGAAGAGGCATAGttcagttttaaaaaatagatatttatagaagaaagatagataagggtagagagagtttgagaagaattattattattattttagattcaACTGATATTTATATGTAGTCTTATGCCTACTATTTGCATACTTTTCATAAAAACTCAGAATTGTCattcacaaaaaaaaatcttaagagcaCAAATCTTGTTTCCTTATTCAAATTCAATGAAAttcaacatcaataacagaaaAACTGTACAAGTGAGCATATTCTTACAATCTTCCTTTTATTCTTCCCTCCAATATGAATAATTTAGTCttagaagaaataaagaggatgCCTGCTTGGGACAGAGAGGATCTGCTTTGCCTCAAAAGTGACCTCATTCTGTTGATTTTATTAGACTAATTGTCAAGTTATAAAAACTTGTAAACATATTTCAAAGAGTGTGTTTCATGAGGGAATCATGACCTAATACTTGTAAACAAGGGAGTGTGTTTCTGACATCAGGGACAGCTTTCTTCATAACTACAGTATAAATCAATCTAGGTCTTTGTTCCTAAAACTGTTCTGCAAAGAATggcctattgtttttttttttttatcttggagCAGAAGCATATATCTACTGACTGAATATGTTCCTGGATGTGAAGTCAGTCAAAGTACACACTCATTACCATATTAAGATGAAGTGAAAttaccatttaaaaaattgtCCCACCACCTGTTTCTGGGaaagtttgtttttataaaagccatcaatttattaaaatttaaagttATATCTTATCTTTTGTTCCAATGTATTCATTGTTGTATTTCCAATGTATCACACAGAACCTGGCACAACATATTAGTAGATGGTTAGATGAATGGATAAATtattcaattaaaaattaaactagGAGCTGGGAGATAGGTCACCCAGTAAAACATATTTTACCTTGGACAAGGACCAAGTTTTGAGTATCTGACACCACGTGGAAGCACCCTGCAATGGTTCCATCTTAGAAAAGTCATCTCACTTcaaatatttcaaggaaatttttCCAAATGTTCTACTATTTTCACAGTTTATTTTTCTCAGAAGAGTGATCTGTCTCATTTGGGGGACTGTGAGGGAATGTTGTATGACACAAAGCTTTAAGGATGACTCACAATGGCAAGCTTGAAATGATGTATCGCATAGCTACTAATATGATGAGGtagcttaaattttttttaaattagatgatACACACAAGAAAGAGACAAGAGGTGATTCAGGAAGCAAGGCTGAACTGGATGAATCCTAatacaaaaataggaaaataacTTGTAATACAACTTTTTATATGGATTCCCCCATAATTAACTTATTTGATAATTGCCTAACTATTGGAGACAAACAATAATAAGGAAATAGTCCTTTACATGGTAACAGCACCTCAGTTGAGTATAAAAGTGACCATGGAACAAGGAGACTTCCACATTTGGGAAGATCAttctcctggaacctcacctagaatcttaaccctctgacaccaTGGTCAACTCCCGTTCTGGCTCTGTCTGTTCTGACCATTGTGGTCAAGGACTCTGTGAAGAGAACTGTCGCCCAACCTGCTGCCAGACTACGTGCTGTCAAACCACCTGTTGTCGTCCCAGCTGTGGTATATCCTCTGGCTGTGGCGTGACCTCTGGCTGTGGCGGGTCCTCCAGCTGTTGCCGTCCCATTATCTGCCAGATCACCTGCCGCCCCACCTGTGGTGTGTCCTCTGGTTGTGGTGGGTCCTCCAGTTGCTGCCGCCCTGTCTGCTGCCAAACCACCTGCCGCCCCACTTGTGGTGTGTTCTCTGGCTGTGGTAGGTCCTCCAGCTGCTGCCATCCCATTAGCTGTCAGACCACCTGCCGCCCCACCTGTGGTGTGTCCTCTGGTTGTGGTGGGTCCTCCAGCTGCTGCCATCCAATTATCTGCCAGACCACCTGCCGCCCCACCTGTGGTGTGTCCTCTGGTTGTGGTGGGTCCTCCAGCTGCTGCCATCCCATTAGCTGCCAGACCACCTGCCGCCCCACCTGTGGTGTGTCCTCTGGTTGTGGTGGGTCCTCCAGCTGCTGCCATCCCATTAGCTGCCAGACCACCTGCCGCCCCACCTGTGGTGTGTCCTCTGGTTGTGGTGGGTCCTCCAGCTGCTGCCGTCCCATTAGCTGCCAGACCACCTGCCACCCCACCTGTGGTGTGTCCTCCAGTTGCTGTCGCCCCATCTGCCTCCAGACCACCTGTTTTGGTACAACTTGCAGCCGCCCCTCCTGCGATGAACCATCTTGTTAAGCCTCATATCTGACTATCAACCATGAAACAGCTGCTATCACATCATTGTGAACATGCCACTCATTTTTAACTTTTCCAGGTCTTTAGATGACCACCAACTTTATTATCCTGTGACACCACTAAACTACTAGCAAAAGACAGCCTAGCTACACTACCACTTGTGTCGCCCAGATATCTTCTTGAATTCAGGGTCCAGATGGATGATAAAGTTGGACTAGCTCCTGAATCTCTGACTGTTATGCTTTCTTTGATCTTCATAATTGTATGATCACCAGTTTTCAATAAATGCATCTTGATACAAAATTTCTTGTAATcttctatatttatatttgaaaGCTTTTTTCCCCTAAATTCATTTTTCTTGTGATACAGAACAGTTTGGACTTTTGTGGCTAAGAAAAGTAACTAATTAGCCAGCTATCACTCAGACTTTATATTGTATAAACAAccatctatttctctttctataaTTATATATTGTTTTCTGTTTGGAACATCCCCCCTCTAGGCTGAAttcttcaaatagaaagagagagaaagtgagagggagagatgccataCCACTGAAACGTTCCCTAGTGCTTATGTGGtgtaccagggactcaaacctggatcacagaCATTCCAAAGCGGACACCCTCCCAAATGAATTATCTTGCTGATCCCATCtcctttgtatatatattttttaaaagtccatctTACTTAGCAAGCAATAGTCAATAAAGAGATGAATCTCCTAACATGCTCATTACACTGTTTGATGGTGAGGATCATTTCAAGATGTGTGAGGTCTATTTGTTTCATAAAGGATGGAGCTCACGATTTCATTTCAAAGATAAATTCAAGGTGGGTAGAGCATGCTAGATAATACTGATCAGTATTCAGGGAAGCATCTGCCTTCAAAAGGGTAATAGAAAAGGAATGTTTGTTATAAACAGAGTAAGTTGTTAGTAAATGTGGGAGAAAGGTTCAGGTTACAACCTGTGTAATTTAGGAAGACAGGGGAACAAGAGAGGTTTTACATTCTTCTGATGATGTGAGTGCAGTGAGTCAAAACATCAGTTGCTTTTGAGCAAGTGCATCAGGGCCTCAACCTTGCTGGCCTCTCCCCAAACTCTTTCATGTTAATGATGTTACATTAAAAGAGTCAttatcatggtccaggaggtggtgcagtggtaaagctttggactctcaagcatgaggtcccaagtttgatccctggcagcacatgtgccagagtgatgtctagttctttccctATAAAATTTTGAAAGTATATAGATGTTCCTAGAGGGGAAAATCATATCAATTTTAGAAATTCTCACAATTAAGGAGCATGGGTGGTAGGGAAGATGGCATAATACCTGAGGCACTGaaatctcagattcaatccctgtacaacaataagccagaactgatgcTCCAACTGAAAACATATACCATAAAACAATTAAATTCATATAATACCACTAAGAATGAAAGAAGAATGTTAGCTAAGAGCACAGGTGCCATAAAAAGCCACTGAGAGGGACCAgagggtggtgcacttggttgagtgcacacattacagtgctcaaggactcaggttcaaacccttggtcctcaaggctggagtagtgcagatgaagagttggaggagggtctccattttataggtagctagtaggtatattttagttcttATTTAACCTTTCAGAATCTCCTCATTTCTCCCTGTAGATTCAAATTACCTGATAAGGGTGTATGATCAAAGGAAGCCTTAAACACTTTTGGTGGGGATGTAAACTAATACAGGACCCATGGAAAACATTCTAGAATTTCCTCAAATTACTAAGAATAGGCCTACCTTAGGATCCAGTAGTCCCATTCCTCTAACTGAGCAGAGCTTGCTTCTCCTCagccctgccacccccacccctccccagacCTGGAAACTAACATTCAAACTTCCACAGAGGAAAACAATGGAAGGTGTTGGACTTGAGATGAGCAAGACTCAGGTCTGGGAACTGAATGGAGCTTCCACCCCACCTAGGCACCTAGAAAACAACAGGTGCTACACAGAAGCACTTCACAGGAACTTGCCCAGCAACAGCTCTtccctcaacccccacccccaccccatgcacacacacaacctGCAGGCTTGGAAATGGACAtttacaataaacaaacaaacaaaaaaacccaaacaaacaaaaaaacatacaaacaaataaatgaaaagttctTCCTGCCTCTAGGGGCACTAACCCCTGACACCTGAAAGCAATATAAATATGTTACCACCTAAAAGAAGAAAGGACAAGAAATATTTAACTATTTAGTTGTAGTACATGACCTTTCTGACCTCCAGGCTCAGGGACTGAGGGCTTTCTCTGCTTGCCCTTCCCCCCTGATAGGCTCTTAGATGTCATGTCCTCATCTGTTTGCTACCCACCTAATCTTAAATTAGCTTCCTTGGAGAGGCCTGTAAATGCCCTCAGGTCTAGAGTTCCCCAGGCTCAATTTCAAATTATGCTTGTCTTCCCAGACAGTGCTGCAAAACTTTTATTCCATAAAACCTGGCATTACTTCTTGGAGGAATCCCTTGCCAACACCCCATgtttactgcccccccccccaccataaatcCAAGCTGattagtgttctggtgaaaaaaaaaggagaaagatagaaagatagaaagaaagaaagaaagaaagaaagaaagaaagaaagaaagaaaggaaagaaggaaagaaagaaaggaaagtgagAGACCAAAGTCACAGCCTTCCTCTGTGAGTGAGCAGGCACTCTCCCATCCTCATTATCTCTGCTTACCTTCATAGTGgaacttttctatgcaaaagatgggggtggggcagcGAAACTTTGCTTTACTAATGAAATGAGAAATCTATAGGCTCCTGGTGGATACCCACTTCTACACTCCAGCATCCCAGTGGTGGGCTCTGTTGGTAGCCAACCtactctcacctttattgtcagcaccttgatgaacattgtttctaaccaatcagcttgtgacGTGctcagtttgaaactgataaaaactctgcagaggatatgaacaaaacattcactacagaggagatccaaaaggctaacaaacatatgaa
Above is a window of Erinaceus europaeus chromosome 12, mEriEur2.1, whole genome shotgun sequence DNA encoding:
- the LOC132541932 gene encoding keratin-associated protein 4-1-like; this encodes MVNSRSGSVCSDHCGQGLCEENCRPTCCQTTCCQTTCCRPSCGISSGCGVTSGCGGSSSCCRPIICQITCRPTCGVSSGCGGSSSCCRPVCCQTTCRPTCGVFSGCGRSSSCCHPISCQTTCRPTCGVSSGCGGSSSCCHPIICQTTCRPTCGVSSGCGGSSSCCHPISCQTTCRPTCGVSSGCGGSSSCCHPISCQTTCRPTCGVSSGCGGSSSCCRPISCQTTCHPTCGVSSSCCRPICLQTTCFGTTCSRPSCDEPSC